The Tetrapisispora phaffii CBS 4417 chromosome 16, complete genome genomic sequence CAGTCTTTCGTTTCCATGCTAGTGACAGTGACACTTCTTTGACCTCTCTCGGAACAATGTCTCCCGTGACATGGCGTACAGCTGTTCTGCATCCTGAACTCAAACTCGAAACCAAAATCACGCATCAGAGATATCAACAAATGTTAGGCTGCCTCTAAGATACAAGCCTCAAGCAACAGAACATCGGTTAGCTGTGGACCAGGAACCATGCGCAACAACTCACTGTCTTCTAGCTGCATCCGAGTCCATCGCAGACTTTTTAAACAACATTCCCATTCCAAAACATCTAGAGCTAGTACGGAGATATTCAAATGAATACGGTAGAATTGACTAACATGGTTCACAGAATGGTCAATTCTGCAAGATACAATTATCCGACCAGGTGAACTGGAGGCCCTGTTTGTGAGATCTTGTTGCAAGACACCCCACCGGAGCACTATGGTCCGGAGAGTCCTGGACCATAAAGGTCGGATAATTCGAAATGGTTTCAACCGTGACAAACGTTAGTCTATTAACCTCAAGCTAGGGTTTGGCGTCCACACTCGGAAGGTCTTTACGATCGATGGCACTTCGAAGTTCTTTTCTGTTTTTCCGACGCCCAGATTCGTATCGCAATTGAATCTGAATCTCTATATTCCAAGCATTACGATGCCATATCAGTGAAAAAGTTGTTATTGCAACAACATATCTACAAAGTAAGTAGGAGTTTAACGATGGTTAGTGCAGCACGAGGTGGTGAGGTGTTCCTTATCAAGAAATCGATAACTGCGTTGGTCACGGCTGACCGTGGTTGACCGCGGTTCATGTTCTTCAGCAACCAATGCATTTGCACAGTTAGATGTCATTGTCATTCTCGGGAAGGGTATTTTATGCCTGAAGGCTTCAATATGCACCGCATATACTACATATGCGAGAAGCTGGGGTTGTATTTCAACCATATCCttctaatattattgtatGATGTTAAATTATGATATGTATGTTTTATATAAGGTATATAATCGAGGTTAAAACCAATGGACTCTACAATAATTTAGTCTTTAATAGTTCTTGTTTTATCTTGATGGTATAATAAGTCATGACACACATAAATATGATCAGTGGGATCAAAAATAGTGTTAGCTTGTTGACAATCGAATCTAGATGTGAGGTGTTATTGTTGTGAGATGCAGAGTCCCTCAGCTTTTGTTGATCAGCAATcattttttccaatttttcattcaaaGCAAAAATATccttatatttttctgGATCAATGCTGCCATCATTAGGGTTCTGAGCCTTTTGGACAGTATGTGAACCGAATTGTTCCGCCAGTTTTCCAATGCTCGATGCCAATAACTCCTGAGTCTTCATTAATTCTGTCAACATCTCTTCTAGGTTGCTGATATCATTACCTAAAATCTTACCTTCGATTTTATCTAATTTCTTATAGATTTCATTTGAACTGAATTGTTTAGATTTCGAATCAAATTTCGCTTTAGTGACAAGCTTTTCATTACCGGTAGCTTTGTCGACAATTTTAGTTAGCAATTGAGGTTGAGGCATCTGGTTTACATTTGGAATTAAGGATTCCTCAGTTAAAACATCATgcattttcatttgtaaaatttcaaaagacTCATCGTTGTTATAATTTGCAGCAGTGACACCAATAAAGTAGTTGCCCTTTGGCAATTTAACTTTGCTTGTTTGCAAACATACCTTATTATTGACTTGtactttaaataaattatcttgACTGCTGTAGGACAAACGAATTGTAGATGGCACTGATTGGTCTTGGTAACTTAGTAAACACTTACCTATAGCTCTCAAATGTATATCGTCTTCTTTGAAAGTTTCGGAACCATCATTCAATAAAACATGTAGTGTAGATTTGAACTTACTCTTATTATCCACTAACATCTGGAAACCTTCATATTTTTGTGGACCATTATATAAAGATTTATCAGCGTGGGGCACTGAATCGGATATGAACCAAAATGAAATGCCACCTTTAGAGTCTCCAAAATAGTTGACACTTCTAAATGTCCATTCCATTGTAAAAGAATCCTTTAACTGATACACGGACCTGCTCCATAGTGAGCCTTTAGAACTTTTCTTTGGTGTTAACACAATTCTTCCTTCTTCTAAGACGGTCCCATCACCAGAAACCCAAGTAGGTGGGATTTTTTTAACACCAAGCAAATATGATAGAGAGTGGTTCTCATTCATACTAGACTTAGCTTTGTCAATTGAGTGACCAACAGCCAGGCAAACGATGGTCAAAAAATACAGCAGAAATTTCATCCTTATTGCGTTAACGAAAAGTAAACGTCTTGCTTATATCTAGCTTTTATTATTGCCACAAGACACCCTTGCtctatttaatataaaagaaactaCATGCTTATACTACTGTATATACTTTCCAATCAATAAATCCTTTTTTAAAAGGTGTTGATTTATTGAATCGAATGTTTCTATTTCTTGTCTCATAGagaaaagtgaaaaattgag encodes the following:
- the TPHA0P00130 gene encoding uncharacterized protein (similar to Saccharomyces cerevisiae EMP47 (YFL048C) and EMP46 (YLR080W); ancestral locus Anc_8.2); amino-acid sequence: MKFLLYFLTIVCLAVGHSIDKAKSSMNENHSLSYLLGVKKIPPTWVSGDGTVLEEGRIVLTPKKSSKGSLWSRSVYQLKDSFTMEWTFRSVNYFGDSKGGISFWFISDSVPHADKSLYNGPQKYEGFQMLVDNKSKFKSTLHVLLNDGSETFKEDDIHLRAIGKCLLSYQDQSVPSTIRLSYSSQDNLFKVQVNNKVCLQTSKVKLPKGNYFIGVTAANYNNDESFEILQMKMHDVLTEESLIPNVNQMPQPQLLTKIVDKATGNEKLVTKAKFDSKSKQFSSNEIYKKLDKIEGKILGNDISNLEEMLTELMKTQELLASSIGKLAEQFGSHTVQKAQNPNDGSIDPEKYKDIFALNEKLEKMIADQQKLRDSASHNNNTSHLDSIVNKLTLFLIPLIIFMCVMTYYTIKIKQELLKTKLL